In the Mesotoga infera genome, CCGTCTTCAAAGTCTTTCCAGCAATCCCCTCATATTTCGGAACGCGAGAGTTGACCTCAATGTTACCAGAATGTCTCTTGGCAACTAGATAGTCTCCTTCAACAACATCCAGACTGTAATAGTCGAAACTCAGAATATCGGTGGCCGCTTTCACTATTAGATCAAAAACTTCCTCTTCTTCTGTGCAGCTCTCCATCTTGAAGGCAATATCGTGGAGACTTCTTATCTTGGCCCTCAGGCGCTCGTTTTCAGTTGCCTTCTTCTCAAGCTCCTCGGTTCTTGCCTTGACACGTCTTTTAAGAGTGTGATTCCAGATCCAGAGGAAAAACAGACCAATGGCAAAGAAAACGAGAATTCCTGCGGCCACCAACAGATGCTTCTTATTCTGTTCGAACCAGTTTGCAGAGCCAAACCACTTCTCGAAAATCATGTCGTATTCCCCGCTCTCTCTTACAAGAAGGAGGCCCTTATTCAGTTTATTGAGAAGAACGAAGTCGTCTTTTGCCGTTGCGAAAGCGTAGTCTCTATCGAAGAGCACGGTACTCGAAACTTCAAGATTATCGATCTTGTTCTCCTTGGCAAAGTAGAGACATTGGTACTTCTCGAAAAGACCAAAGTCGCCACTTCCTGAGGATAGAAGCTTCAGTCCCTCTATCGGAGATTCAACGGCAATGATTTTGTCTGTAATTGAATTCTCGAGCAGATAATCATACATAACTCCGTTGCGCTGAACTACTATTTCTTTACCGAACAAGTCTTCAACCGTCGTTTCCTTTTGACCCTTTCTATAGAATATCCCCATATGGAGGGTATTGTGGGGAATCGAGAAGCTATATATCTTCTGTCTCTCGGGAGTAACGGCCATCCCTAATAGACCGTTAAGTTCTCCCGACTGAAGCTTTTCGACAACACTGTTCCACTCACCAAGCTCAATCTCAATATCCAGTTCGGCTGAGTCTGCAACCGCACGCATCAAATCAACATTGAAACCGATGGGCTCGCCGTTTTTATCAACAAACTCATACGGAGGATAAGCATTATCCCCGCCAAAAACGAGCTTTTCTGCAATTACTGATGTAAACAACAGAATCGATACAAGCAATGTAAGAACGGTTTTATTCATTTTTCGATTCACCCCGGTCCCAAACATCATATCACGATCATCACAAAAAAAGAAAGTCTTCATGAAAAGCAGTCTGTTGAGTATCGTCTGTAATAGCTATATTCATGACAAGTAGCAAATCTCATAAGTTCTCACCTAACTTAAGAGTAATATAATCATAATTGTGCTCTATCAATTTGTTCACTTCCGGCAAAGTGTTGGTATTTCATTCTCTTCATTCAGTCATTAGTTTGGTTTTTTGAACCGTAACAGTTTCA is a window encoding:
- a CDS encoding transporter substrate-binding domain-containing protein, producing the protein MNKTVLTLLVSILLFTSVIAEKLVFGGDNAYPPYEFVDKNGEPIGFNVDLMRAVADSAELDIEIELGEWNSVVEKLQSGELNGLLGMAVTPERQKIYSFSIPHNTLHMGIFYRKGQKETTVEDLFGKEIVVQRNGVMYDYLLENSITDKIIAVESPIEGLKLLSSGSGDFGLFEKYQCLYFAKENKIDNLEVSSTVLFDRDYAFATAKDDFVLLNKLNKGLLLVRESGEYDMIFEKWFGSANWFEQNKKHLLVAAGILVFFAIGLFFLWIWNHTLKRRVKARTEELEKKATENERLRAKIRSLHDIAFKMESCTEEEEVFDLIVKAATDILSFDYYSLDVVEGDYLVAKRHSGNIEVNSRVPKYEGIAGKTLKTGKTIIIDNVSKEIDARPSSSKIKAVLSVPIGDYGVFQTVTIESGSFKQEDAELAELLMLHALGAFEKIKKTKEIRFLAFHDSLTGLYNRTFFDEEVSRVDTSRNLPISVIFADVNGLKALNDSFGHFYGDDYLKTISRTIKESCRHEDLVVRWGGDEFVVLLLRTDTEKAEEIVSRIEENLSKVGCFSVEASASFGVATKKDLVTDFYDVLRNAELAMYSKKRELNSKTDSRGPNFPEAIRDDQE